Proteins encoded by one window of Manihot esculenta cultivar AM560-2 chromosome 10, M.esculenta_v8, whole genome shotgun sequence:
- the LOC110625082 gene encoding uncharacterized protein LOC110625082: protein MLGGIQLGVLAACVVLFVPMVMAGWHLSRNKMLFFSGALFITLAVCVHLTPYFPSVSDFVTSVQSVVVFDNREDSCINLVNEVVWDVKPHHIQPNTSSNSNSNSENGSMSYDKMWHWSRTGKVKACEFQRLDRSDASDLLNGSWVVVAGDSQARLIVQSLLNLILDSKHMESVKGDLFKRHSDYEIVIEDIGMKLDFIWAPYVVNLTDLMMGFKQNRSYPDVLVMGAGLWHMLHITNASDYGVALQSLRSSVVSLLPFSPELGVDGPVTGAVSVRSLHLFWLGMPMLINGMLNTEEKREKMSDEMWHSYDRALRNSRLLRRYGGPLLLLDIQSMSWNCGPRCTVDGMHYDGAVYEAALHILLNSLLIESHQKLGAT from the coding sequence ATGTTGGGAGGCATACAATTGGGAGTATTGGCTGCCTGTGTGGTGCTTTTTGTGCCTATGGTGATGGCTGGCTGGCATTTGAGCCGCAACAAGATGCTCTTCTTTAGCGGTGCCCTTTTCATCACTCTCGCAGTATGTGTCCATCTGACCCCATATTTTCCTTCTGTTTCTGATTTTGTCACCTCTGTTCAATCTGTTGTTGTATTTGATAATCGTGAGGATTCTTGTATTAATTTGGTTAATGAAGTTGTTTGGGATGTCAAGCCTCACCATATCCAACCCAATACTAGTAGTAATAGTAATAGTAATAGTGAGAACGGTTCTATGAGTTATGATAAGATGTGGCATTGGTCGAGAACTGGGAAAGTGAAGGCTTGTGAGTTTCAAAGGCTGGATAGGTCTGATGCCTCAGATTTGCTTAATGGGTCCTGGGTGGTTGTTGCAGGGGATTCACAAGCAAGGTTAATAGTTCAGTCTTTGCTAAATTTGATTTTAGATTCGAAACATATGGAATCCGTTAAAGGTGATTTGTTTAAAAGGCACAGTGATTATGAGATTGTTATCGAAGATATTGGTATGAAATTGGATTTTATTTGGGCTCCATATGTGGTAAATTTAACAGATTTGATGATGGGGTTTAAGCAAAATAGAAGTTACCCTGATGTATTGGTAATGGGAGCAGGCCTATGGCATATGCTTCACATCACAAATGCATCAGATTATGGTGTTGCTTTGCAATCTTTAAGGAGTTCTGTGGTATCTTTGTTACCATTTTCACCGGAGTTGGGTGTGGATGGGCCTGTTACAGGTGCTGTTTCTGTGAGATCCCTGCATTTGTTTTGGCTTGGCATGCCAATGTTGATTAATGGGATGTTGAACACAgaggaaaagagagagaagatgAGTGATGAAATGTGGCATTCTTATGATAGAGCATTGCGTAATAGTAGGCTCTTGCGTAGATATGGTGGTCCTCTTCTATTGCTGGATATTCAATCGATGAGTTGGAATTGTGGGCCTCGGTGTACTGTTGATGGGATGCATTATGATGGAGCTGTTTATGAAGCTGCTCTTCATATTTTGCTAAATTCATTGCTTATTGAATCTCATCAGAAGCTTGGAGCTACATAG